One genomic window of Kaistia geumhonensis includes the following:
- a CDS encoding methylmalonyl-CoA mutase family protein: MAPHEGDEARAAWLRLVERTLGGRPASSLAARIEPSMLVEPLAPAGRLPPLWSRGGSAWTRLQRLDRDDIASARRGLENGADGIEFVLAGAPTAWRGGIEHAALAPLLGELPIDRLALRFSAGSRLEVAATIDDAIAAARLDPSLMRVSFGLDPIGGAARGGATLAKGQRDALVATVERLAGRGYRGPVLSADARPIHAAGGFASTELAYAAAAYVSLLRALLDGGVVDGVALAAIDVALAADADQFVTMSKLRAMRLLQARILAAAGLPPAALPLHAETAWSMLAAEDEGSNVVRATIAALAAALGGADSIAVLPHRAASAAGDAEAERLALTLQAVLAEEARLHAVDDPGAGSGTVESLTLALAEAAWSLLQEIEGLGGLPAAESSSWLAARIAADREDGRRRLASGEAAIIGVTLHRADGAPLPDPVDEAVGDPFGARRRAAPFERRSS; encoded by the coding sequence TTGGCGCCGCATGAGGGCGACGAGGCCAGGGCCGCCTGGCTTCGGCTTGTGGAACGGACATTGGGCGGGCGGCCGGCATCGTCGCTGGCAGCGCGGATCGAACCGTCGATGCTGGTGGAGCCGCTGGCCCCGGCCGGCCGGCTGCCGCCGCTGTGGTCGCGCGGCGGCTCGGCCTGGACGCGGCTGCAACGCCTCGATCGTGACGACATCGCTTCCGCCAGGCGCGGGCTCGAGAACGGCGCGGACGGTATCGAGTTCGTGCTGGCCGGAGCGCCGACCGCCTGGAGAGGCGGCATCGAGCACGCCGCCCTCGCGCCGCTCCTCGGAGAGCTTCCGATCGACCGTCTCGCCCTCCGCTTTTCCGCCGGGTCCCGGCTGGAGGTCGCGGCGACCATCGACGACGCCATCGCCGCCGCGCGGCTCGATCCGTCGCTGATGCGCGTCTCGTTCGGGCTCGATCCGATCGGCGGCGCGGCGCGTGGCGGGGCGACGTTGGCGAAGGGGCAGCGGGACGCCCTCGTTGCGACGGTCGAGCGCCTCGCGGGGCGCGGCTATCGCGGCCCCGTCCTCAGTGCCGATGCCCGGCCGATCCATGCCGCCGGCGGTTTTGCGAGCACCGAGCTCGCCTATGCCGCCGCGGCCTATGTGTCGCTGCTGCGCGCCCTCCTCGACGGCGGTGTCGTCGATGGCGTTGCGCTCGCCGCGATCGATGTCGCGCTCGCCGCCGACGCCGACCAGTTCGTGACGATGTCGAAGCTGAGGGCCATGCGCCTCCTGCAGGCGCGCATCCTCGCTGCCGCCGGCCTGCCGCCCGCCGCCCTCCCCCTGCATGCCGAGACGGCCTGGTCGATGCTGGCCGCCGAGGACGAGGGATCGAATGTGGTGCGCGCGACGATCGCCGCACTCGCCGCAGCGCTCGGCGGCGCCGATTCCATCGCCGTGCTGCCGCATCGTGCGGCGAGCGCGGCCGGCGATGCCGAGGCGGAGCGTCTGGCGCTGACATTGCAGGCGGTCCTTGCCGAGGAGGCGCGGCTGCACGCGGTCGACGATCCTGGCGCGGGCTCCGGCACGGTCGAGAGCCTGACGCTGGCCCTCGCCGAGGCGGCGTGGTCGCTCCTGCAAGAGATCGAGGGCCTTGGCGGCCTCCCGGCGGCGGAGTCGTCGTCGTGGCTCGCCGCGCGCATCGCCGCTGATCGCGAGGACGGCCGGCGGCGTCTCGCTTCGGGGGAGGCCGCGATCATCGGCGTCACGCTGCATCGCGCCGATGGCGCTCCCCTGCCCGACCCGGTCGACGAAGCCGTCGGCGATCCCTTCGGCGCGCGCCGCCGCGCCGCTCCGTTCGAGAGGCGTTCCTCATGA
- a CDS encoding DUF4332 domain-containing protein yields MSYPIIDIEGIGKAFADKLTAAGLRTTGALLDAAKDPKGRKALAASTGIEESRILGWANKADLMRVKGIGEEYSDLLEAAGVDTVKELRNRRADNLTARLAEINAAKKLVRQLPSEKQVAGWIEHAKGLPSVLTY; encoded by the coding sequence ATGAGCTATCCGATCATCGACATCGAGGGAATCGGCAAGGCCTTCGCCGACAAGCTGACCGCCGCCGGCCTCAGGACGACCGGCGCGCTGCTGGACGCGGCCAAGGATCCGAAGGGGCGCAAGGCGCTCGCCGCTTCGACGGGCATCGAGGAGAGCAGGATCCTCGGCTGGGCCAACAAGGCCGACCTGATGCGGGTCAAGGGAATCGGCGAGGAATATTCCGACCTTCTGGAAGCCGCCGGCGTCGACACCGTCAAGGAACTGCGCAACCGCCGCGCTGACAATCTCACCGCGAGATTGGCGGAAATCAACGCGGCGAAGAAGCTCGTGCGCCAGCTTCCCTCGGAGAAGCAGGTCGCCGGCTGGATCGAGCATGCCAAGGGCCTGCCGTCCGTCCTCACCTACTGA
- a CDS encoding anti-sigma factor → MAADGKERDEGDDASPEAEAAEYVLGTLDARERRAAEWRMRRDPAFASAVARWSERLAVLDSGLSPVPPPERVWRGIEAGLKRGGQPAADTVQLRRSLARWRWATAATALAAVLVAAVALPRLLAPPPGPASYVAILGGEGGAPAFVASVNTAEGTIRLRRVGSPPPPDRSFELWKVPATGPTVSLGVADSERELKPLDVALSPGERLAISVEPKGGSPTGQATGPVVYLGTLLPAE, encoded by the coding sequence GTGGCCGCTGACGGCAAGGAGAGAGACGAAGGAGACGACGCGTCGCCCGAAGCCGAGGCTGCGGAATATGTCCTCGGCACGCTCGACGCGCGGGAGCGGCGCGCCGCCGAGTGGCGCATGCGCCGCGATCCGGCCTTCGCAAGCGCCGTGGCGCGCTGGAGCGAGCGCCTCGCGGTGCTCGATTCTGGCCTTTCACCCGTCCCGCCGCCGGAGCGCGTCTGGCGCGGCATCGAAGCCGGCCTCAAGAGAGGAGGGCAGCCCGCCGCCGATACTGTTCAATTGCGGCGCTCGCTCGCGCGCTGGCGCTGGGCGACGGCCGCGACCGCGCTCGCTGCCGTGCTGGTTGCCGCCGTTGCGCTGCCGCGGCTTCTTGCCCCGCCGCCGGGGCCGGCGAGCTATGTCGCCATCCTGGGCGGGGAGGGCGGTGCGCCGGCCTTCGTGGCCTCGGTGAACACCGCCGAGGGCACCATCCGCCTGCGCCGCGTCGGCTCCCCGCCGCCGCCCGACCGGAGCTTCGAACTCTGGAAGGTTCCGGCGACAGGCCCCACCGTTTCGCTCGGCGTCGCCGATTCCGAACGCGAACTGAAGCCGCTTGACGTGGCGCTCTCGCCGGGCGAACGACTGGCCATATCCGTCGAGCCCAAGGGGGGCTCGCCGACGGGCCAGGCCACCGGACCGGTGGTCTATCTCGGGACGCTTCTGCCAGCGGAATAG
- a CDS encoding fasciclin domain-containing protein, producing MISRNAKTSPFVTLSRAVALSAALLAGAAMTAPVAFAQDAVTVGGAPMYPNKNIVENAVNSKDHTTLVAAVKAAGLVETLSGAGPFTVFAPTNEAFAKLPAGTVDTLLMPANKDQLVAVLTYHVIPGKLAAADVVAAIKKGGGKAEVKTVNGAVLTFTQEGNDVIVTDTSGNKAKVTIADVNQSNGVIHVIDAVLVPKA from the coding sequence ATGATCTCGAGAAACGCCAAGACTTCGCCCTTTGTTACGCTGTCGCGCGCCGTGGCCCTCTCGGCCGCTCTCCTCGCCGGAGCTGCCATGACCGCCCCCGTGGCCTTCGCCCAGGATGCGGTCACCGTCGGCGGCGCGCCGATGTATCCGAACAAGAACATCGTCGAGAATGCGGTCAACTCGAAGGACCACACGACGCTCGTCGCAGCCGTGAAGGCAGCGGGTCTCGTCGAGACGCTGTCGGGCGCCGGTCCGTTCACCGTCTTCGCCCCGACCAACGAGGCCTTCGCCAAGCTGCCGGCCGGCACGGTCGACACACTCTTGATGCCGGCCAACAAGGACCAGCTGGTCGCGGTGCTGACCTATCACGTCATCCCCGGCAAGCTTGCCGCGGCCGATGTCGTGGCGGCGATCAAGAAGGGCGGCGGCAAGGCCGAGGTCAAGACGGTCAACGGCGCGGTGCTGACCTTCACTCAGGAAGGCAACGACGTGATCGTGACCGATACCTCCGGCAACAAGGCCAAGGTGACGATCGCCGACGTCAACCAGTCGAACGGCGTGATCCATGTGATCGATGCCGTCCTGGTGCCGAAGGCCTGA
- a CDS encoding PAS domain-containing sensor histidine kinase, whose product MGALIAARDWSETPLGPMAEWDAGLKAMVSMMLAAERPVALLCGEKGTLVYNKGYAEICGTRHPAVLGKDVLEAWPEAADFNGNVLATCLAGGKLTYKDTHLVLQRNGAPEDTWFDLDYSPFRDETGRVIGVLALVSETTAHHHAGEALRTAEERFRQSLNAAGVIGVWDWHFDSDLMFADAPFASFFQVDSGRAEQGVPRREFGMRIHPDDRAYVEEETQRSFATGADLAIEHRLVDGDGRVRWVMIRGTCFRDGQGQPERLAGAAVEITNRKNAEESRRLLIRELHHRIKNTFAVIAGMVTMTARSTSDVGEMAEVLRGRLVALASAHELIRPAITAEVGHTEQTTLADLFTAILTPHLYFPEQFTLEAPPVELGVTAATSLALVLHELATNASKYGALSTAKGLLSVRGHFDGDVLSLEWAETGGPAVSGPPGHQGFGSRLASMSIVGQLAGSIAFDWLETGLVVRLTMARERLLR is encoded by the coding sequence ATGGGTGCCCTGATCGCAGCGCGCGACTGGAGCGAGACGCCGCTCGGCCCGATGGCGGAATGGGACGCCGGCCTCAAGGCGATGGTGTCGATGATGCTGGCCGCCGAGCGGCCGGTTGCGCTGCTTTGCGGCGAGAAAGGCACGCTCGTCTACAACAAGGGCTATGCCGAGATCTGCGGCACGCGGCATCCGGCCGTTCTGGGAAAGGACGTCCTGGAAGCCTGGCCCGAGGCGGCCGATTTCAACGGCAACGTGCTCGCGACCTGTCTAGCCGGCGGCAAGCTGACTTACAAGGACACGCATCTGGTCCTGCAGCGCAACGGCGCGCCCGAGGATACCTGGTTCGACCTCGACTACAGCCCGTTCCGCGATGAGACAGGCCGCGTCATCGGCGTTCTGGCGCTGGTCTCGGAGACGACGGCCCACCACCATGCCGGCGAGGCGCTTCGCACCGCCGAGGAGCGCTTTCGCCAGTCGCTCAACGCCGCCGGCGTGATCGGCGTCTGGGACTGGCATTTCGACAGCGATCTCATGTTCGCCGACGCGCCGTTCGCCAGTTTCTTCCAGGTCGATTCCGGCCGCGCCGAGCAGGGCGTGCCGCGCCGCGAGTTCGGCATGCGCATCCACCCCGACGATCGCGCCTATGTCGAGGAGGAAACGCAGCGCTCCTTCGCGACAGGCGCCGATCTCGCGATCGAGCACCGGCTGGTGGATGGGGATGGCCGCGTCCGGTGGGTCATGATCCGGGGAACGTGTTTCCGCGACGGCCAGGGACAGCCGGAGCGCCTCGCAGGCGCCGCCGTCGAGATCACCAACCGGAAGAATGCCGAGGAATCACGCCGCCTCCTGATCCGCGAGCTGCATCATCGCATCAAGAATACCTTCGCGGTGATTGCAGGCATGGTCACGATGACCGCGCGGTCGACATCGGATGTCGGCGAGATGGCCGAGGTGCTTCGCGGGCGTCTGGTGGCGCTCGCCTCGGCCCATGAGCTGATCCGGCCCGCCATCACCGCCGAAGTGGGGCATACCGAGCAGACGACGCTCGCCGACCTCTTCACGGCGATCCTGACGCCGCATCTCTATTTCCCGGAGCAGTTCACGCTGGAGGCGCCGCCGGTCGAGCTCGGGGTGACGGCCGCGACGAGCCTCGCCCTCGTTCTGCACGAGCTCGCCACCAACGCCTCGAAATACGGCGCCCTGTCGACGGCCAAGGGCCTGCTCTCGGTGCGCGGTCATTTCGACGGCGACGTGCTGTCGCTGGAATGGGCCGAGACCGGCGGTCCCGCCGTCAGCGGCCCGCCCGGCCATCAGGGCTTCGGCAGCCGCCTCGCCAGCATGAGCATCGTCGGGCAACTGGCCGGCTCGATTGCCTTCGACTGGCTCGAGACCGGCCTCGTGGTGCGGCTCACGATGGCCCGCGAGCGGCTTCTCCGCTGA
- a CDS encoding aminotransferase, with protein MKPTNPVYTGLPTTIFEVMSRLAIEHKSINLGQGFPDVDGPEDVRRFAADALMAGPNQYPPMMGVPELRQAVAEANRRFYGLDVDWKSEVLVTSGATEALSDIITAVIEPGDEVVLIEPLYDCYLPLVRRAGGIPRLVRITPPEWRLDLAALEAAFSPRTKAILINNPMNPAAKVFTREELEAIAALCVRFDAYAICDEVYEHILFDGRAHIPLMTLPGMRERAIRIGSAGKTFSLTGWKVGYVTAAPALLDPIAKAHQFTTFTTPPNLQKAVAFGLGKDDAYYGELGSSLAAKRDRLAEGLARLGFGVVPCGGTYFVTADVTPLGLSGDDAELCRRMTVEAGVTAVPVSAFYAGEAPRNFVRFCFSKRDEILDGAVERLGNWLSERTRAVA; from the coding sequence ATGAAGCCGACAAACCCCGTCTATACCGGCCTGCCCACGACCATCTTCGAGGTCATGTCGCGGCTCGCCATCGAGCACAAGTCGATCAATCTCGGGCAGGGCTTTCCGGATGTCGACGGACCGGAGGATGTCCGCCGCTTCGCCGCCGACGCGCTGATGGCCGGCCCCAACCAGTATCCGCCCATGATGGGCGTGCCGGAGCTGCGGCAGGCGGTGGCCGAAGCGAACCGTCGCTTCTATGGTCTCGACGTCGACTGGAAGAGCGAGGTTCTCGTGACCTCGGGCGCGACCGAAGCGCTCTCCGACATCATCACGGCCGTGATCGAACCCGGCGACGAGGTGGTGCTGATCGAGCCGCTCTATGACTGCTATCTGCCGCTGGTGCGGCGGGCCGGCGGCATTCCCCGCCTCGTCCGCATCACGCCGCCGGAATGGCGGCTCGATCTGGCGGCGCTGGAAGCCGCGTTCTCGCCGCGCACCAAGGCGATCCTCATCAACAATCCGATGAACCCGGCCGCCAAGGTGTTCACCCGCGAGGAGCTCGAGGCCATCGCCGCGCTCTGCGTGCGCTTCGATGCCTATGCGATCTGCGACGAGGTCTACGAGCACATCCTCTTCGACGGCCGTGCGCATATTCCGCTGATGACGCTGCCCGGCATGCGGGAGCGGGCGATCCGCATCGGTTCGGCCGGCAAGACCTTTTCCCTGACGGGGTGGAAGGTCGGCTATGTCACGGCCGCGCCGGCGCTGCTCGACCCGATCGCCAAGGCGCATCAGTTCACGACCTTCACCACGCCGCCCAACCTGCAGAAGGCGGTGGCGTTCGGGCTCGGCAAGGACGACGCCTATTATGGCGAACTCGGTTCCTCGCTGGCCGCCAAGCGAGACCGTCTGGCCGAGGGGCTCGCGCGCCTCGGCTTCGGGGTCGTGCCCTGCGGCGGCACCTATTTCGTCACCGCCGACGTGACGCCGCTCGGTCTCTCCGGCGACGACGCCGAACTCTGCCGACGGATGACGGTCGAAGCCGGCGTGACCGCGGTTCCGGTCTCGGCCTTCTATGCGGGCGAGGCACCGCGCAATTTCGTGCGCTTCTGCTTCTCCAAGCGCGACGAGATCCTCGACGGCGCCGTGGAGCGTCTGGGGAACTGGCTTTCGGAGCGGACGCGCGCCGTCGCCTGA
- the scpA gene encoding methylmalonyl-CoA mutase → MSRLPDFSTIPFAVEDLPARGDVRRWTSAEGIPLSSRATAAERDAGGFAETMPGLPPFTRGPYPTMYVQQPWTIRQYAGFSTAEASNAFYRRNLAGGQMGLSVAFDLATHRGYDSDHPRVAGDVGMAGVAIDSILDMRQLFDGIPLDKMSVSMTMNGAVLPVMALYIVAAEEQGVRPDQLSGTIQNDILKEFMVRNTYIYPPAPSMRIVSDIFAYTSREMPKFNSISVSGYHMQEAGATADLELAYTLADGLDYIGAGVAAGLDVDAFAPRISFFWAVGMDFFAEIAKLRAGRLLWSELVAGRFHPKSAKSLALRAHCQTSGWSLTAQDVANNIVRTAVEAMAATEGGTQSLHTNAYDEALALPSDASARIARNTQLILQKESGITRFIDPFGGSYFVESLTAALAARARAHIAEIDAAGGMAKAIAAGIPQRRIEEAAARTQARIDSGEQTVVGVNALRRTDEPPVEVLKIDNSAVRAAQIEKLQRIRAERDGARVTAALAALTEAAGSGGNLLAASVEAARAGATVGEMSAALEAVFGRHQAVPSVVEGVYARESGAVDSIAEIRGLTEAFRENAGRPPRILVAKVGQDGHDRGQKVVASALADLGFEVDMGPLFQTPGEAAAQAIADDVHIVGVSSLAAGHLTLVPALKKALVEAGRGDIMVVVGGVIPPQDFAALREAGAEAIFPPGTVITEAAADLLETLNSRLGYAQRAPG, encoded by the coding sequence ATGAGCCGTCTGCCCGACTTCTCGACCATCCCCTTCGCCGTGGAGGATCTGCCGGCGCGCGGCGACGTCCGCCGCTGGACATCGGCCGAAGGCATCCCGCTTTCGAGCCGCGCGACGGCGGCCGAGCGCGATGCCGGCGGCTTCGCCGAGACCATGCCGGGCCTGCCGCCGTTCACGCGCGGCCCCTATCCGACCATGTATGTCCAGCAGCCCTGGACCATCCGGCAATATGCCGGTTTCTCGACCGCCGAGGCGTCCAACGCCTTCTACCGTCGCAACCTCGCCGGCGGCCAGATGGGCCTCTCCGTCGCCTTCGATCTCGCCACGCATCGCGGTTATGATTCCGATCATCCGCGCGTCGCGGGCGATGTCGGCATGGCGGGCGTCGCGATCGACTCGATCCTCGACATGCGCCAGCTGTTCGACGGCATCCCACTCGACAAGATGAGTGTCTCGATGACGATGAACGGCGCCGTCCTGCCGGTGATGGCGCTCTATATCGTCGCGGCGGAAGAACAGGGCGTGCGGCCCGACCAGCTTTCCGGGACCATCCAGAACGACATCCTCAAGGAGTTCATGGTCCGCAATACCTATATCTATCCGCCGGCGCCCTCGATGCGGATCGTCTCGGACATCTTCGCCTATACCTCGCGCGAAATGCCGAAATTCAACTCGATCTCGGTGTCCGGCTATCACATGCAGGAAGCGGGAGCGACCGCCGACCTCGAGCTCGCCTATACGCTGGCGGACGGCCTCGACTATATCGGCGCCGGCGTCGCGGCCGGCCTCGATGTCGACGCCTTCGCGCCCCGGATCTCGTTCTTCTGGGCGGTCGGCATGGATTTCTTCGCCGAGATCGCGAAGCTCCGCGCCGGGCGGCTTCTGTGGTCGGAACTGGTGGCAGGGCGCTTCCATCCGAAGAGCGCGAAGTCGCTGGCGCTCAGGGCCCACTGCCAGACCTCGGGCTGGTCGCTGACCGCGCAGGACGTCGCCAACAACATCGTGCGCACCGCCGTCGAGGCCATGGCCGCCACCGAGGGCGGCACGCAGTCGCTGCACACCAACGCCTATGACGAGGCGCTCGCCCTGCCGAGCGACGCCTCGGCGCGGATCGCCCGCAACACGCAGCTGATCCTCCAGAAGGAAAGCGGCATCACGCGCTTCATCGATCCGTTCGGCGGCTCCTATTTCGTCGAGAGCCTGACGGCCGCGCTCGCGGCGCGGGCGCGCGCCCATATTGCCGAGATCGACGCGGCCGGCGGCATGGCAAAGGCGATCGCCGCCGGTATTCCGCAAAGGCGCATCGAGGAAGCAGCGGCCCGCACGCAGGCGCGCATCGATTCCGGCGAGCAGACCGTCGTCGGCGTCAACGCGCTGCGCCGCACCGACGAGCCGCCGGTCGAGGTCCTGAAGATCGACAACTCCGCCGTCCGCGCCGCGCAGATCGAGAAGCTGCAGCGAATCCGCGCCGAACGCGACGGCGCCCGCGTCACGGCGGCGCTCGCTGCGCTGACGGAGGCGGCCGGCTCCGGCGGCAATCTCCTCGCCGCGAGCGTCGAGGCGGCGCGCGCCGGCGCGACCGTCGGCGAGATGAGCGCAGCGCTCGAGGCGGTGTTCGGCCGGCACCAGGCGGTGCCGAGCGTCGTCGAGGGCGTCTATGCACGCGAGAGCGGCGCGGTCGATTCCATCGCCGAAATCAGGGGATTGACGGAGGCCTTTCGCGAGAATGCCGGCCGGCCGCCCCGCATCCTCGTGGCGAAGGTCGGCCAGGACGGCCACGACCGCGGCCAGAAGGTCGTCGCTTCGGCGCTCGCCGATCTTGGATTCGAGGTCGACATGGGGCCGCTGTTCCAGACGCCCGGCGAGGCGGCGGCGCAGGCGATCGCCGACGACGTGCATATCGTCGGCGTTTCGTCGCTCGCGGCGGGTCACCTGACCCTCGTCCCGGCGCTCAAGAAGGCGCTGGTCGAGGCCGGGCGCGGCGACATCATGGTCGTGGTCGGTGGCGTGATCCCGCCACAGGATTTCGCGGCGCTGCGCGAGGCGGGCGCCGAGGCGATCTTCCCGCCCGGAACGGTCATCACCGAGGCGGCCGCGGACCTGCTGGAGACCCTGAACAGTCGCCTCGGCTACGCGCAGCGGGCGCCGGGCTGA
- a CDS encoding type II toxin-antitoxin system VapC family toxin, which yields MIAAVAVQTRYCGVCTGDADAALAVRRWIESTVDDPARNLAIKVVAIESGQGHRALEAFDGFGKGRHAAALNMGDCFADALAEAHDATLLFKGDDFVKTDIAIAVESP from the coding sequence ATGATTGCTGCCGTTGCTGTGCAGACACGATATTGCGGTGTCTGCACAGGGGACGCCGATGCCGCGCTGGCGGTCCGACGATGGATCGAGTCGACCGTCGACGATCCGGCCCGGAACCTGGCGATCAAGGTCGTGGCGATCGAAAGCGGGCAGGGCCATCGGGCGCTCGAAGCCTTCGATGGCTTCGGCAAGGGCCGCCATGCCGCCGCGCTCAACATGGGCGACTGCTTCGCCGATGCCCTCGCCGAGGCGCATGATGCCACCCTGCTTTTCAAGGGTGACGATTTCGTGAAGACCGATATCGCGATCGCCGTCGAATCGCCCTGA
- a CDS encoding helicase HerA-like domain-containing protein — protein MPLLQPDRIFLGASETPQYLLLGLANRHGLVTGATGTGKTVTLQVLAEGFSHAGVPVFCADIKGDLSGISRPGTARDWVVKRAEEIGLAPELAYSPCPTVFWDLFGQQGHPIRTTVSEMGPLLLARLMGLNETQEGVLNIAFRMADDNGLLLLDLKDLRAMLAFLIENNTEAMRYGNVARATVGAIQRQLLILENQGGDAFFGEPALAIADLMRTTVDGRGVVNVLAADKLMASPQLYATFLLWLMSELFEALPEVGDPEKPRLVFFFDEAHLLFNDAPKALLAKVEQVVRLIRSKGVGVYFVTQNPLDIPDTVLGQLGNRVQHALRAYTPRDQKAVKVAADTFRPNPAFKTADAITELGVGEALVSMLEPKGIPSMVERTFVRPPSSQVGPISDDERRAIIAMSPVGMTYDRTIDRESAYEVLGRQAAATAPVPQQAPAGQPPAGAPTAEAPQGAGGVDLGGILGGLLGTNVRRGERLTATQRVAREVTRTVTNRVAGQVAADIGRSIGGTTGASVGRAIVRGMLGGILRRG, from the coding sequence ATGCCGCTGCTTCAGCCCGACAGGATCTTCCTCGGCGCGAGCGAGACGCCGCAATATCTGTTGCTCGGCCTCGCCAACCGCCACGGGCTGGTGACGGGCGCGACCGGCACCGGCAAGACAGTGACGCTGCAGGTGCTGGCGGAGGGCTTCTCCCATGCCGGCGTCCCGGTGTTCTGCGCCGACATCAAGGGTGACCTTTCCGGCATCTCGCGGCCCGGCACGGCGCGCGACTGGGTGGTGAAGCGCGCCGAGGAGATCGGGCTCGCTCCCGAACTCGCCTATTCGCCTTGCCCGACGGTGTTCTGGGACCTGTTCGGCCAGCAGGGTCATCCGATCCGCACGACCGTGAGCGAGATGGGGCCGCTGCTCCTCGCCCGGCTGATGGGCCTCAACGAGACGCAGGAGGGCGTCCTCAACATCGCCTTCCGCATGGCCGACGACAACGGGCTGCTGCTGCTCGACCTCAAGGACCTGAGGGCGATGCTCGCCTTCCTCATCGAGAACAACACCGAGGCGATGCGCTACGGCAATGTCGCAAGGGCGACGGTCGGCGCCATCCAGCGCCAGCTGCTCATCCTCGAGAACCAGGGTGGCGACGCATTCTTCGGCGAGCCGGCGCTGGCGATCGCCGACCTCATGCGCACCACCGTCGATGGCCGAGGCGTCGTCAACGTTCTCGCCGCCGACAAGCTGATGGCCTCGCCGCAGCTCTACGCCACCTTCCTGCTCTGGCTGATGTCCGAGCTGTTCGAGGCGCTGCCGGAAGTGGGCGATCCCGAAAAGCCGCGTCTCGTCTTCTTCTTCGACGAGGCACATCTGCTCTTCAACGACGCGCCGAAGGCGCTGCTCGCCAAGGTCGAGCAGGTGGTGCGTCTGATCCGCTCCAAGGGGGTCGGCGTCTATTTCGTGACGCAGAACCCGCTGGATATTCCCGATACGGTACTCGGCCAGCTCGGCAACCGCGTGCAGCATGCGCTGCGCGCCTATACGCCGCGCGACCAGAAGGCGGTGAAGGTCGCCGCCGATACGTTCCGCCCCAACCCGGCCTTCAAGACCGCCGATGCGATCACCGAACTCGGGGTCGGCGAGGCGCTGGTGTCGATGCTGGAGCCGAAGGGCATTCCGAGCATGGTCGAGCGCACCTTCGTCCGGCCGCCATCCTCGCAGGTCGGCCCGATCAGCGACGACGAGCGCCGGGCGATCATCGCGATGAGCCCGGTCGGCATGACCTATGACCGGACGATCGATCGCGAGTCGGCCTATGAGGTGCTGGGCCGCCAGGCCGCGGCCACCGCGCCGGTTCCCCAGCAGGCGCCCGCCGGCCAGCCGCCGGCGGGAGCGCCGACCGCCGAGGCGCCGCAGGGCGCGGGCGGCGTCGATCTCGGCGGCATCCTTGGTGGGCTGCTCGGCACCAATGTCCGGCGCGGCGAGCGGCTGACGGCGACGCAGCGCGTCGCTCGCGAAGTGACGCGCACCGTCACCAACCGCGTCGCCGGCCAGGTCGCCGCCGATATCGGCCGCAGTATCGGTGGCACCACCGGGGCATCCGTCGGCAGGGCGATCGTGCGCGGCATGCTCGGCGGCATCCTGCGGAGAGGATGA
- a CDS encoding fasciclin domain-containing protein, producing the protein MRSFRTALKAAAIAAVAFTGTVALEAPALAKTVTVGGAPMYPSKNIVQNAVNSKDHTTLVAAVKAAGLVDTLSGPGPFTVFAPTNAAFAKLPAGTVETLLKPENKKMLVDILTYHVVPGRLTAADIMAAAKKTGGKAEYRTVEGKTLAFYVNGKSITVVDAKGDRAKVTIPNVMQSNGVIHVINTVLLPG; encoded by the coding sequence ATGCGTTCTTTCAGGACCGCCCTCAAGGCTGCGGCCATCGCAGCCGTCGCCTTCACCGGCACCGTGGCCCTCGAGGCCCCGGCGCTCGCCAAAACCGTGACGGTCGGCGGCGCGCCCATGTATCCCTCGAAGAACATCGTCCAGAACGCCGTCAATTCGAAGGACCACACGACCCTGGTCGCTGCCGTCAAGGCTGCCGGGCTCGTCGATACCCTTTCGGGCCCGGGCCCCTTCACCGTCTTTGCGCCGACCAATGCCGCCTTCGCCAAACTGCCGGCGGGCACGGTCGAGACGCTGCTGAAGCCCGAAAACAAGAAGATGCTCGTCGACATCCTCACCTACCATGTGGTGCCGGGCAGGCTGACCGCCGCCGACATCATGGCGGCCGCGAAGAAGACGGGCGGCAAGGCCGAATACAGGACCGTCGAGGGCAAGACGCTCGCCTTCTACGTCAACGGCAAGTCCATCACCGTCGTCGACGCCAAGGGCGACCGCGCCAAGGTGACCATTCCGAACGTCATGCAGTCGAACGGCGTGATCCACGTCATCAACACCGTTCTTCTGCCTGGCTGA